From Apium graveolens cultivar Ventura chromosome 9, ASM990537v1, whole genome shotgun sequence, the proteins below share one genomic window:
- the LOC141683799 gene encoding uncharacterized protein LOC141683799: MTTDYINPLLSSSSPIPVSDTDCNSQIGSASGSNSFQNDNFLGSSATDPAAEFGFSRPDFRQAPLVGTVDYYQRHVFLCYKNPNVWPPRIEAAEFDRLPRLLSAAITARKPFMNRHTRLTICEGYDGTETSNGDVLIFPDMIRYRRLTHFDVDTFVEEVLVKDGEWLPGNPEPLKGSYIFVCAHGTRDRRCGVCGPSVVSRFKEEIDSRSLQGKVYVRPCSHIGGHKYAGNVIIFGPTISGEVTGHWYGYVMPEDAPTLLEKHIEKGEVVDWLWRGQIGLSEEDQKKSQEVRLQLAGVNNVERSGNEFSRKIEISSSTCGSQVKGTCCYQKNNNSPSSCCQGPLSPELSFTAELNAEATTISEKRSKKQPSRNNSFQGANTRKVCAMPTWIESWEREDTYAAMALICATVSILAAYNCYKQLR, translated from the exons ATGACAACCGATTACATAAACCCCTTATTATCTTCCTCTTCACCCATCCCTGTTTCCGATACTGACTGTAATTCTCAAATTGGTAGCGCTTCTGGAAGTAACAGCTTCCAGAACGACAATTTTCTTGGTAGTAGTGCTACTGACCCTGCTGCTGAGTTTGGTTTTTCTCGGCCTGATTTTCGACAAGCTCCTCTTGTTGGTACGGTTGATTATTACCAACGCCATGTGTTTCTTTGCTATAAGAATCCTAATGTTTGGCCTCCTCGTATCGAAGCTGCTGAGTTTGATCGCTTGCCTCGACTTCTCTCTGCTGCTATTACTGCCCGCAAACCCTTTATGAATAGACAT ACACGGTTAACAATATGTGAGGGATACGATGGGACTGAGACATCAAATGGGGATGTTTTGATATTTCCAGATATGATTAGATACAG GAGATTGACACATTTTGATGTCGACACATTTGTGGAAGAAGTTCTTGTAAAAGATGGCGAGTGGCTACCTGGTAATCCTGAACCACTAAAGGGTTCATACATTTTTGTATGTGCTCATGGTACTAGAGATCGTCGATGTGGTGTTTGTGGACCTTCTGTTGTTTCAAGATTTAAAGAAGAGATCGATTCACGTAGTCTTCAAGGTAAAGTATATGTTCGTCCATGCTCACACATTGGAGGACACAAGTATGCAGGCAATGTCATTATATTTGGGCCAACTATCAGCGGAGAAGTAACTGGTCACTG GTATGGGTATGTTATGCCAGAGGATGCTCCTACTTTGCTTGAGAAGCATATTGAAAAAGGGGAAGTTGTGGATTGGCTTTGGAG GGGACAGATAGGCTTATCAGAAGAAGACCAGAAGAAGTCTCAGGAAGTAAGACTTCAATTAGCTGGTGTGAATAATGTGGAGAGAAGCGGAAATGAGTTCTCACGGAAAATTGAGATTAGTAGCAGTACATGTGGATCTCAGGTGAAGGGTACTTGCTGTTACCAAAAGAATAACAACTCCCCTTCCTCGTGTTGTCAGGGCCCACTGTCGCCTGAATTATCTTTTACTGCCGAACTAAATGCAGAGGCTACTACTATTTCTGAGAAGAGAAGCAAGAAACAGCCTTCTCGGAATAATAGTTTCCAGGGGGCAAACACTCGCAAGGTGTGTGCCATGCCAACGTGGATCGAGAGCTGGGAACGTGAAGATACCTATGCTGCTATGGCCCTTATTTGTGCGACAGTGTCTATTCTGGCTGCCTACAATTGCTACAAACAGCTAAGGTAA